Proteins found in one Amycolatopsis aidingensis genomic segment:
- a CDS encoding SDR family NAD(P)-dependent oxidoreductase: MTSTSERGDRRPAGQFSLDGKGSLVTGASRGIGRAIAIGYAQAGADVALLARSTTALEEVADEIEGYGRRALVLTCDVGDGGQVDDAIATAISEFGQLDVVVNNAGGFDWAGPVLDLEQQDWSAVLRINLESVVRVCRAVGRHLVKRGSGSVVNLSSIAGLGGVPMLAPYAVAKAGILSLTQTLAAEWAQSGVRVNALTPGWVRTELTEAFLGNPEAAAGLLSAVPASRFGEPDDVVGPAIFLASDASRLVTGACLTADGGTTCYVGGPAMLQLTALGRVAV, encoded by the coding sequence ATGACGAGCACAAGCGAGCGCGGGGACAGGCGGCCTGCGGGCCAGTTCTCGCTCGATGGCAAAGGCAGCCTGGTGACGGGCGCCTCCCGCGGGATCGGGCGGGCGATCGCGATCGGCTACGCCCAAGCCGGCGCGGATGTCGCTCTTCTCGCCCGGAGTACCACCGCGCTGGAGGAGGTCGCCGACGAGATCGAGGGGTACGGGCGACGCGCCCTCGTCCTGACCTGCGATGTCGGTGACGGCGGGCAGGTCGACGACGCGATCGCCACGGCGATATCCGAGTTCGGCCAGCTCGACGTGGTGGTGAACAACGCGGGCGGGTTCGACTGGGCGGGTCCGGTGCTGGACCTGGAGCAGCAGGACTGGAGCGCCGTGCTGCGGATCAACCTCGAATCCGTCGTCCGGGTCTGCCGCGCGGTCGGCAGGCATCTCGTCAAGCGCGGCAGCGGCTCGGTGGTCAACCTGTCCTCGATAGCAGGTCTCGGCGGGGTGCCGATGCTGGCGCCCTATGCCGTCGCCAAGGCGGGCATCCTGTCGCTCACCCAGACCCTCGCGGCGGAGTGGGCGCAGTCGGGGGTACGGGTGAACGCCCTGACGCCCGGCTGGGTCCGTACCGAGCTGACCGAGGCATTTCTCGGCAATCCTGAGGCAGCGGCCGGCCTGCTCAGTGCCGTTCCGGCCAGCCGGTTTGGAGAGCCCGATGACGTCGTCGGCCCGGCGATCTTCCTGGCCAGCGACGCATCGCGGTTGGTGACCGGCGCCTGCCTGACCGCCGACGGCGGCACCACCTGCTACGTGGGCGGTCCGGCCATGCTCCAGCTGACGGCGCTGGGCCGGGTCGCCGTCTGA
- a CDS encoding DHA2 family efflux MFS transporter permease subunit: protein MSSGGGVAAGGAERIDAPLLRAAFILVLGTFMATLDATIVTVGIDTLVTEFDASVTEIQWVSTAYLLAVVTTVPTSGWLADRFGSRRTWIGAVLVFLAGSVLCALAWSVLSLVVFRVLQGLGGGVLPPTGQALLARTAGPRRIGRLISVVAVVPMLSPVLGPLIGGSILGVADWPWLFYVNLPIGLVAVLLARRFVPAHPPSAAGAPFDVRGAALLSPGLAVLVFGLTELGQGQAAPRVVAWVAVGAGLGMLFGFVLHGLRTSRRPLIDPRLFTRPPFGAAALALAVLGASVFGATFLLPLYLQAGRGLSAWEAGLLLAPQGVGAALGSLLVNRTIDRVAARTLVVLGIGLIAFGTFPFTQLASTPADGLIAGSLLVRGLGIAMVSAPVMNIVYSRMEQEHLPRASSALNLLNTVGGSVGTATLAVILQARLTARGTEAAPAAQAFADTFWWVLGFCLVAAIGATRLPGRDRAAVTPRS, encoded by the coding sequence ATGAGTAGCGGGGGAGGGGTGGCCGCCGGCGGGGCCGAGCGGATCGACGCGCCGCTGCTGCGGGCCGCGTTCATCCTGGTGCTCGGCACGTTCATGGCGACCCTGGACGCCACCATCGTCACGGTCGGCATCGACACCCTGGTCACCGAGTTCGACGCCTCGGTCACCGAGATCCAGTGGGTCAGTACGGCCTACCTGCTGGCGGTGGTCACCACGGTGCCCACCTCGGGGTGGCTCGCCGACCGCTTCGGCAGCCGCCGTACCTGGATCGGTGCCGTGCTGGTGTTCCTCGCCGGCTCGGTGCTCTGCGCGCTCGCCTGGTCGGTGCTCAGCCTGGTGGTGTTCCGGGTGCTGCAGGGCCTCGGCGGCGGGGTGCTCCCGCCGACGGGGCAGGCCCTGCTCGCCCGCACCGCGGGCCCCCGGCGGATCGGCAGGCTGATCAGCGTGGTCGCGGTGGTCCCGATGCTCTCCCCGGTACTCGGGCCGCTGATCGGCGGCTCGATCCTCGGGGTGGCGGACTGGCCGTGGCTGTTCTACGTCAACCTGCCGATCGGGCTGGTCGCGGTGCTGCTCGCCCGCCGGTTCGTACCCGCGCACCCGCCCTCGGCGGCAGGCGCCCCCTTCGACGTCCGCGGGGCCGCGCTGCTGTCGCCCGGGCTCGCCGTGCTGGTGTTCGGCCTCACCGAACTCGGGCAGGGGCAGGCGGCGCCGCGGGTGGTGGCCTGGGTTGCGGTGGGCGCGGGCCTGGGCATGCTGTTCGGCTTCGTGCTGCACGGCCTGCGCACCAGCCGCAGGCCGTTGATCGACCCGCGGTTGTTCACCCGGCCACCGTTCGGTGCTGCCGCACTGGCACTGGCCGTGCTGGGCGCCTCGGTCTTCGGCGCCACCTTTCTGCTGCCGCTGTACCTGCAGGCGGGCCGTGGCCTGTCCGCATGGGAGGCGGGCCTGCTGCTCGCCCCGCAGGGGGTGGGCGCCGCGCTCGGGTCGTTGCTGGTGAACCGGACCATCGACCGCGTTGCCGCGCGCACCCTGGTGGTGCTCGGCATCGGGCTCATCGCGTTCGGCACCTTCCCGTTCACCCAGCTGGCGAGCACCCCCGCGGACGGCCTGATCGCAGGCTCGCTGCTGGTGCGCGGCCTCGGCATCGCGATGGTCAGCGCGCCGGTGATGAACATCGTCTACAGCAGGATGGAGCAGGAGCACCTCCCGCGCGCATCCAGCGCGCTGAACCTGCTGAACACCGTCGGCGGCTCGGTCGGCACCGCGACGCTCGCGGTGATCCTGCAGGCGAGGCTCACCGCCAGGGGCACCGAGGCGGCACCGGCCGCGCAGGCCTTCGCCGACACCTTCTGGTGGGTGCTGGGTTTCTGCCTGGTCGCCGCCATCGGCGCGACCAGGCTGCCCGGCCGGGACCGGGCCGCGGTGACGCCACGCTCCTGA
- a CDS encoding acyl-CoA dehydrogenase family protein, which yields MNDDLRTALGALVHGDPAEALPADLGEACAGGPFAPAEGLTYEQQCLLTYRRMRWLGDRLPPASTLLARPAQLFTVLEWCAVTSPPVFLGMTLHTCLSLGAIQEFGSGRDDLGDHIGRLDSMDSFGSLLVTEAGRGNSHIGIRTEARYDPATGGFVLTTPTRDDAKFMPNVGLAGVPKLGVVYARLRAGGADHGVFPFVLPIRDADGPRPGIEITPLPEAPYLPLDYATITFDGVRVPARGLLHDSARLSADGTFRDPLGHGDERLARSLDVRHRAWVASAAALGAAIRASAALAIRFSAGRNTLSRAAPEGPVLRYRSQQRPLYGCLATAYAMTSLINQVKRTLVASAQVPDPAWTRGPGFNRTIGLVKAMAGWEAERVAAECGQRCGAHGMFGSSGFAAYQGLGHMLGPAAGDSYLIVLEAARAMAAGTAYRPPSPGMVQLNRRAVGEPQVVRELVAARERSLHAMLSGELDTAARRAQGPFQAWDNRSWLARELVEAHGTRLAVECLLADARTLAEPGRTALELLCAFFGLREAWRHSGWYLSTEALTVRQVRAIPARLNGICERLTAHAEPLAGALLPAGLDPWPGPAGVLGPAVAGHR from the coding sequence ATGAACGACGACCTGCGTACCGCGCTCGGCGCGCTGGTCCATGGCGATCCCGCTGAGGCGCTGCCCGCCGACCTGGGCGAGGCGTGCGCTGGCGGGCCGTTCGCCCCGGCCGAAGGGCTGACCTACGAGCAGCAGTGCCTGCTGACCTACCGGCGGATGCGCTGGCTCGGGGACCGGCTTCCACCGGCCAGCACCTTGCTGGCCAGGCCGGCTCAGCTGTTCACCGTCCTCGAATGGTGCGCGGTCACCAGCCCGCCGGTGTTTCTCGGGATGACCTTGCACACGTGTCTGAGCCTCGGCGCCATCCAGGAGTTCGGTTCCGGCCGGGACGATCTCGGGGACCATATCGGCAGGCTCGACTCGATGGACTCTTTCGGTTCGCTCCTCGTCACCGAAGCAGGCCGGGGCAACAGCCACATCGGTATCCGCACCGAGGCCCGGTACGACCCGGCGACCGGCGGGTTCGTGCTGACCACGCCGACCAGGGACGATGCCAAGTTCATGCCGAACGTCGGGCTTGCCGGGGTGCCGAAGCTGGGCGTGGTGTACGCCCGGTTGCGGGCCGGGGGAGCCGATCACGGGGTGTTTCCGTTCGTACTGCCGATCCGGGACGCCGACGGTCCACGTCCCGGCATCGAGATCACGCCGTTGCCGGAGGCACCGTACCTGCCGCTGGACTACGCGACCATCACCTTCGATGGGGTGCGGGTGCCGGCCCGGGGCCTGCTGCACGACTCCGCGCGGCTGTCGGCGGATGGGACGTTCCGGGATCCGCTCGGCCACGGGGACGAGCGGCTGGCACGTTCGCTGGACGTACGGCACCGGGCCTGGGTGGCCTCCGCGGCCGCACTGGGTGCGGCGATCCGCGCCAGTGCCGCGCTCGCCATCCGGTTCTCGGCCGGACGGAACACGTTGTCGCGCGCCGCGCCCGAGGGCCCGGTCCTGCGTTATCGGAGCCAGCAGCGGCCGCTGTACGGCTGCCTCGCGACCGCGTACGCGATGACCAGCCTGATCAACCAGGTCAAGCGCACGCTGGTGGCTTCGGCGCAGGTACCGGATCCGGCCTGGACCCGAGGGCCAGGGTTCAACCGGACGATCGGGCTGGTCAAGGCGATGGCCGGCTGGGAGGCCGAACGGGTAGCGGCCGAATGCGGGCAACGCTGCGGCGCACACGGGATGTTCGGCAGCAGCGGGTTCGCCGCGTACCAGGGTCTCGGCCATATGCTCGGGCCGGCAGCGGGGGACAGCTACCTGATCGTGCTGGAAGCGGCACGGGCGATGGCGGCCGGAACCGCCTACCGGCCGCCATCGCCAGGGATGGTGCAGCTGAACCGGCGAGCGGTGGGGGAGCCGCAGGTGGTGCGGGAGCTGGTGGCGGCACGGGAACGCTCGCTGCACGCCATGCTGTCCGGCGAGCTGGACACGGCCGCGCGCCGCGCGCAGGGGCCGTTCCAGGCCTGGGACAACCGCAGCTGGCTGGCCCGCGAGCTGGTCGAGGCGCACGGAACCCGGCTGGCTGTCGAGTGCCTGCTGGCGGACGCACGGACGCTGGCCGAGCCGGGGCGTACGGCGCTGGAACTGCTGTGCGCGTTTTTCGGTCTCCGCGAGGCGTGGCGCCATTCCGGCTGGTATCTGAGCACGGAGGCGCTTACTGTCCGGCAGGTGCGGGCGATCCCCGCCCGCCTCAACGGGATCTGCGAACGCCTCACCGCACACGCGGAACCCCTCGCCGGGGCCCTGCTGCCTGCGGGTCTCGACCCGTGGCCGGGTCCTGCGGGCGTGCTCGGCCCGGCCGTGGCCGGGCACCGGTGA
- a CDS encoding SDR family oxidoreductase, with amino-acid sequence MSHQDGIFAGQVVVVTGGARGLGRVISRAFAERGAHVVINYFHATEDAPALLAELTEAGHSAELIRASVANKSQVDTMFDTVTERHAGVDVLVNNAASGALLPLDELDESHWQRALDTNLRGSLWCARRAAALMAGRGGGAIVNLSSIGSTLVISDYATIGTAKAAVESLTRYLAVEFAADGIRVNTASGGLIDGAVAGMFPDAGLLADQVRAATPLGNRLGREEELAEVVTFLASPRASWITGQTVVADGGLSLGSMALSPRRPARTGEAGPEGSGDEIAVVGAGVLAPGASTPEELWQVLSGSEHRFVEPTRFDIDAFHSTDPDAEDRTYTRRSGFITDFVPHPALRAELERGALPSTESTTVWLRHCLHTAREGVSLRAADRCIATFGYTADGSQELEEYLVFSGFSRLLGQDPGNRLARRYARLPAPPGEFLPHRVGRNAIAGLLPDRTELVMVDTACSSSLYAIDLGMKALREGTCEVAVCGGAFAYSARNLVLFSKLHGLSKTGEVRPFDREAAGVLFSDGAGVVLLKRLDRARADGDRVLGVIDGVGLSCDGRGKAIYAPNERGQQLAVRRAYAAEGLDPSSVRWVVAHATGTQAGDSTEVASLDKAAGSGPPALLSSNKAIVGHTGWTAGMVSVVQALQGLARGEVPAQRYLKRPIPALDGTRFTAPTEAARLPAARTRRAAVSSFGFGGTNAHLVLGSGPADDLRPAPECLPDDIVVVGWSADTPGRPDLVSWLRGTGPAPERSFGEDYPIPDFTEVRLPPATLRNMDRAQIMLLRAAAALPEEVRAVACRMREATGVITGHMGPTRRAVHYALRCYLGDVESVLDGGLDPQLTERVRALVPPSTEDAFPGIMPNIIPARLASLWDFRGLNLTVDTGPDASLDAVRTAERYLRHGDLDLAVVAGVNGNSTAELTEVLAGSGEQDQLAEGAFVVILARESTARAEGLPVLARVRTSLTDIEPGTRPRAMAPLRGSGRTYLAADGMVALLARLTGAQGPGRLGSVREWGPSLEVDVPAGGETTPAATGRPVLRSVPRLAPARPRLVRAPRPALPPNTVLLVPDASLLDGWELPPEVVPVIAPADAAREEAVLARSLPSEPFRIEHIRLLADLGARGGPADALGMVGRLRGLHDLLHLAAQRWIAGTGDSLGVVLLDAVRDGVPHPAAGPFTGMVKSLARELPEALSLALLTDTGDPRSGLDQWAVESGRDHEPAVVVRDGEHRLAYTLDTAECPSGPAAEPLPPGAVVVAAGGTRGLTAELLVGLAARCRPTVYLLGRSAPAAQDLPDRATFLARQRSARPEHGVAELNAEYDRLRAAAESARTIRRIAEHTGEGWVHHVTCDLTDPESVRAAIDRVHAAHPRVDLLLNAAGVHRGGSVRATSLEQARTVRDTKLLGYLNLVGAFAGRRPHRWVNFGSLLAVLGWPGEADYCSGNDLLGLAAPWQSRFGAGHETTLAWALWDEAGFASEPVTRDLLRGQNILTGLSDQDGVGLFLEELAAGLPDPLVTQLGRTERNWLSSLRRGPFPFRGGPDTGMLWQPDGTIDGYLRQHLLRGVPTLPGAFVLELAAAVAAASGPGAVLRFRDLTLHAPVTALPGRTPTYRVTAERAGESVEVRVLSDTLAPDGRVLRKDRMHARLVVEPGPLPATGEAGETVFVSLGGSGRRPRHYGTGDSLMLSGPFRSLTDVDDRSATATARFAPELGQWAERFAAFRLPVLLVDAMVQLGALIEQRAEGQEPAVPVGLDSVELGTTHNDVALLDVHGPEILLRARQGDIAAVAPDGRVLARLRGLRWSGRPDLSLAATEPGRSVR; translated from the coding sequence GTGAGTCACCAAGACGGTATCTTCGCGGGTCAGGTAGTCGTGGTCACCGGCGGCGCCCGCGGCCTCGGCCGGGTGATCAGCAGGGCGTTCGCCGAACGCGGCGCCCATGTCGTCATCAACTACTTCCACGCCACCGAGGATGCCCCTGCGTTGCTGGCCGAGCTCACCGAAGCGGGTCACTCCGCGGAGCTGATCCGCGCGTCCGTGGCGAACAAGTCCCAGGTGGACACCATGTTCGACACGGTGACCGAGCGCCATGCCGGGGTGGACGTACTGGTCAACAACGCCGCTTCCGGCGCCCTGCTGCCACTGGACGAGCTGGACGAGTCGCACTGGCAGCGTGCGCTGGACACCAACCTCCGGGGCAGCCTGTGGTGCGCCCGGCGGGCCGCGGCGCTGATGGCCGGCCGTGGTGGCGGCGCGATCGTGAACCTGTCCTCGATCGGCAGCACACTGGTGATCAGCGACTATGCCACGATCGGCACGGCGAAGGCGGCGGTGGAGTCGCTGACCCGCTACCTCGCCGTGGAGTTCGCCGCGGACGGCATCCGGGTCAACACCGCCTCCGGCGGCCTCATCGACGGCGCCGTGGCCGGGATGTTCCCGGACGCGGGCCTGCTGGCCGACCAGGTCCGCGCCGCGACCCCGCTGGGCAACCGCCTGGGGCGGGAGGAGGAACTGGCCGAGGTGGTGACCTTCCTGGCCTCCCCACGTGCTTCCTGGATCACCGGCCAGACCGTCGTGGCGGACGGCGGGTTGTCCCTCGGCTCCATGGCGCTGTCCCCGCGGCGGCCCGCCAGGACCGGCGAGGCGGGCCCGGAGGGTTCCGGCGACGAGATCGCGGTCGTCGGCGCGGGCGTGCTCGCCCCTGGCGCCAGCACGCCCGAGGAGCTGTGGCAGGTGCTCTCCGGATCCGAGCACCGGTTCGTCGAGCCCACCCGGTTCGACATCGACGCCTTCCACTCCACCGATCCGGATGCCGAGGACCGGACCTACACCCGGCGGTCCGGATTCATCACGGATTTCGTTCCGCACCCCGCCCTGCGCGCGGAACTGGAGCGCGGCGCGCTGCCCAGCACCGAGTCGACCACCGTGTGGTTGCGGCACTGCCTGCATACCGCACGGGAAGGGGTGAGCCTGCGCGCTGCGGACCGATGTATCGCGACCTTCGGCTACACCGCAGACGGCAGCCAGGAGCTGGAGGAGTACCTCGTGTTCTCCGGCTTCTCCCGGTTGCTGGGCCAGGACCCCGGAAACCGGCTGGCTCGCAGGTACGCCAGGCTGCCCGCCCCGCCAGGGGAGTTCCTGCCGCACCGGGTGGGGCGCAACGCCATCGCGGGCCTGCTGCCGGACCGCACCGAACTGGTCATGGTGGACACCGCGTGCTCGTCCTCGCTGTACGCGATCGACCTCGGCATGAAGGCGCTGCGGGAGGGGACCTGCGAGGTGGCGGTCTGCGGTGGCGCCTTCGCCTACAGCGCCCGCAACCTTGTTCTGTTCTCGAAGCTGCACGGCCTTTCCAAGACCGGTGAGGTGCGCCCGTTCGACCGGGAAGCGGCCGGGGTGCTGTTCTCGGACGGAGCGGGCGTGGTGCTGCTGAAACGGCTCGACCGGGCCCGCGCGGACGGCGATCGCGTCCTCGGTGTCATCGACGGTGTGGGTCTGTCCTGCGATGGCAGGGGAAAGGCCATCTACGCGCCGAACGAGCGTGGGCAGCAGCTGGCGGTGCGGCGAGCCTACGCGGCGGAAGGGCTCGATCCCTCCTCCGTGCGGTGGGTGGTGGCGCATGCGACCGGCACCCAGGCCGGGGACAGCACGGAGGTGGCGAGCCTGGACAAGGCCGCGGGCAGCGGTCCGCCCGCGTTGCTCTCCTCCAACAAGGCGATCGTCGGGCACACCGGGTGGACCGCGGGCATGGTGTCGGTGGTGCAGGCCCTGCAGGGACTCGCCCGCGGCGAAGTACCGGCCCAGCGCTACCTGAAGCGGCCGATCCCGGCACTGGACGGCACCCGGTTCACCGCTCCGACCGAGGCCGCCCGGCTGCCCGCGGCTCGCACCCGGCGCGCAGCCGTGTCCTCCTTCGGCTTCGGCGGGACCAACGCGCATCTGGTGCTCGGTTCCGGGCCGGCCGACGACCTGCGACCCGCTCCGGAGTGCCTGCCCGACGACATCGTCGTCGTCGGCTGGTCGGCGGACACGCCGGGACGGCCGGACCTGGTGAGCTGGCTACGCGGGACCGGTCCGGCACCGGAGCGGTCGTTCGGGGAGGACTACCCGATTCCGGACTTCACCGAGGTCCGGTTGCCCCCGGCGACACTGCGCAATATGGACCGCGCGCAGATCATGCTGCTCAGGGCCGCGGCCGCGCTGCCGGAGGAGGTACGTGCCGTTGCCTGCCGGATGCGGGAGGCGACCGGCGTGATCACCGGGCATATGGGTCCGACCAGGCGCGCCGTGCACTACGCCCTGCGCTGCTACCTCGGCGATGTGGAAAGCGTGCTGGATGGCGGGCTGGACCCGCAGCTCACGGAGCGGGTCCGCGCGCTGGTGCCGCCGAGCACCGAGGACGCGTTTCCCGGCATCATGCCGAACATCATCCCGGCGCGCCTGGCCTCCCTGTGGGACTTCCGTGGCCTCAACCTCACCGTCGACACCGGACCCGACGCCAGCCTGGATGCCGTCCGGACGGCGGAACGCTACCTGCGCCACGGTGATCTGGACCTGGCCGTGGTCGCCGGGGTCAACGGGAACAGCACCGCGGAGCTCACCGAGGTGCTGGCCGGCTCGGGCGAGCAGGACCAGCTCGCCGAGGGCGCCTTCGTCGTCATCCTGGCCAGGGAGTCCACCGCACGGGCCGAGGGGCTGCCGGTGCTGGCGCGGGTGCGGACCTCGCTGACCGACATCGAGCCCGGTACCCGGCCGCGCGCGATGGCGCCGCTGCGCGGGTCGGGCCGCACCTACCTGGCCGCCGACGGCATGGTGGCGCTGCTGGCCCGGCTCACCGGTGCCCAGGGGCCGGGCCGCCTCGGCAGCGTGCGGGAGTGGGGGCCGTCGCTCGAGGTCGATGTGCCCGCGGGCGGGGAGACCACGCCCGCGGCCACCGGGCGTCCCGTCCTGCGTAGCGTGCCCCGGCTGGCCCCCGCGCGGCCGCGGCTGGTGCGGGCACCCCGCCCGGCACTGCCGCCGAACACCGTGCTGCTGGTGCCGGATGCGTCCCTGCTGGATGGCTGGGAACTGCCGCCGGAGGTGGTGCCGGTCATCGCGCCCGCGGATGCCGCGCGGGAGGAAGCCGTGCTGGCGCGCTCGCTGCCGTCGGAGCCGTTCCGGATCGAGCACATCCGGTTGCTGGCCGATCTCGGCGCGCGCGGCGGGCCGGCCGATGCGCTGGGCATGGTCGGCCGGTTGCGTGGCCTGCACGACCTGCTTCACCTCGCGGCGCAACGGTGGATCGCTGGCACCGGCGACTCGCTCGGCGTGGTGCTGCTGGACGCGGTACGCGATGGCGTGCCGCATCCCGCAGCGGGTCCGTTCACCGGCATGGTCAAGAGCCTGGCCAGGGAGTTGCCGGAGGCGCTGAGCCTGGCCCTGCTGACCGATACCGGCGACCCGCGGAGCGGACTCGACCAGTGGGCCGTCGAGTCGGGCCGGGACCACGAGCCTGCGGTGGTGGTCCGGGATGGCGAACACCGGCTCGCCTACACCCTGGACACCGCGGAATGCCCGTCCGGGCCCGCCGCGGAGCCGCTGCCTCCCGGTGCGGTGGTGGTAGCGGCAGGCGGCACCCGGGGGCTGACCGCGGAACTGCTGGTCGGGCTCGCGGCCCGCTGCAGGCCGACGGTGTACCTGCTCGGCAGGTCCGCACCCGCCGCTCAGGATCTGCCGGACCGCGCCACCTTCCTCGCCCGCCAGCGGTCGGCCCGCCCGGAGCATGGTGTGGCGGAGCTGAACGCCGAGTACGACCGCCTGCGCGCCGCCGCGGAGAGCGCGCGCACGATCCGCAGGATCGCCGAGCACACCGGCGAGGGATGGGTGCACCATGTGACCTGCGACCTGACCGATCCGGAGTCCGTGCGGGCGGCCATCGACCGGGTACATGCCGCGCACCCACGGGTCGACCTGCTGCTCAACGCCGCCGGTGTGCACCGCGGTGGCAGCGTCCGGGCCACCTCGCTGGAGCAGGCGCGTACGGTGCGGGACACGAAGCTGCTCGGCTACCTGAACCTTGTCGGCGCCTTCGCCGGACGACGACCGCACCGCTGGGTCAACTTCGGTTCCCTGCTCGCCGTTCTCGGCTGGCCGGGCGAGGCCGACTACTGCTCGGGCAACGATCTGCTTGGGCTCGCCGCACCGTGGCAGTCGCGCTTCGGTGCAGGGCACGAGACGACGCTGGCATGGGCGCTGTGGGACGAGGCCGGTTTCGCCAGCGAGCCGGTTACCCGGGACCTGTTGCGCGGCCAGAACATCCTGACCGGACTGTCTGATCAGGACGGTGTAGGACTCTTCCTGGAAGAGCTGGCTGCGGGGCTGCCGGACCCGTTGGTCACCCAGCTCGGCAGAACCGAGCGGAACTGGCTGTCGAGCCTGCGCCGCGGCCCGTTCCCGTTCCGTGGCGGGCCGGACACCGGGATGCTGTGGCAGCCGGACGGCACCATCGACGGCTATCTGCGGCAGCACCTCCTGCGCGGGGTGCCCACCCTTCCCGGTGCCTTCGTGCTCGAGCTCGCCGCCGCGGTGGCGGCGGCGAGCGGGCCGGGCGCCGTTCTCCGGTTCCGGGACCTGACCTTGCACGCTCCGGTGACCGCACTGCCAGGGCGCACCCCGACCTACCGGGTGACGGCCGAGCGCGCGGGCGAATCGGTGGAGGTACGGGTGCTCAGTGACACCCTCGCACCGGACGGGCGGGTGCTGCGCAAGGACCGCATGCACGCCCGGCTCGTGGTGGAGCCCGGGCCGCTGCCCGCGACCGGCGAAGCCGGGGAGACCGTGTTCGTGTCACTGGGCGGGTCCGGTCGGCGGCCGCGGCACTACGGGACCGGGGACTCCCTGATGCTGTCCGGGCCCTTCCGCTCGCTCACCGATGTGGACGACCGGTCGGCCACGGCCACCGCCAGATTCGCCCCGGAACTGGGACAGTGGGCGGAGCGGTTCGCCGCGTTCCGGCTTCCGGTGCTGCTGGTGGACGCGATGGTCCAGCTGGGCGCCCTGATCGAGCAACGGGCCGAAGGGCAGGAACCGGCGGTTCCGGTGGGGTTGGATTCGGTGGAACTGGGCACCACGCACAACGACGTGGCCCTGCTGGATGTGCATGGTCCGGAGATCCTGCTGCGGGCGCGGCAGGGCGATATCGCGGCGGTGGCGCCGGACGGCAGGGTGCTGGCGCGGCTGCGGGGGCTGCGCTGGTCCGGCCGTCCGGACCTGTCCCTCGCCGCCACCGAGCCCGGGAGGTCGGTGCGATGA
- a CDS encoding acyltransferase domain-containing protein produces the protein MPARTVHLFPGLGAYSTGALRQARADHPEVTATFRVLDDVAVARGLPEVSGALFGAHAPSLGELLEQPAEVLQLAIFGVSVATHEVLLRLGGEPDLLLGHSFGEMAALVAAGAFDLADGAQLVCARCAALRDWEGRGMMAAIGTHEAAARHLAGLLDEPGLVVGCHNAPRQSVLSGPVPAIDRAERVAGALELPYARLQLPYASHHPAMRPAVPVFRELMDGVRQRQLRLPVYSPIHHRHYTDEDDLKQELAECLVLPVDFVRAARDLHARGYTRFVEAGALNALTRCVELTVPGVEVAAPLVDPDRELAGLHAAAGVAPERSPQVPRPRDPRPADGAATVVAPAAGPEPAEPVRQADTVSPEPPEQARANGHPPRETVLAELRQMYAEALEYPTDVLTADAMLEAELGVDSLKQTSLLSRVVDRFGMTGERDRVRVWELPTLGHIADYVAERSGRREAVS, from the coding sequence ATGCCTGCGCGAACCGTCCACCTCTTCCCGGGACTCGGGGCCTACTCCACCGGTGCGCTGCGGCAAGCGCGCGCCGACCATCCCGAGGTGACCGCCACCTTCCGCGTGCTCGACGATGTGGCCGTGGCCCGCGGCCTGCCCGAGGTGTCCGGTGCACTCTTCGGTGCCCACGCGCCCTCCCTCGGCGAGCTGCTGGAGCAGCCGGCGGAAGTCCTCCAGCTCGCCATCTTCGGGGTGTCGGTGGCGACCCACGAGGTTCTCCTTCGGCTCGGCGGCGAGCCCGATCTGCTGCTGGGGCACAGCTTCGGTGAGATGGCCGCGCTGGTCGCCGCGGGTGCCTTCGACCTCGCGGACGGCGCCCAGCTGGTCTGCGCCCGCTGCGCTGCCCTGCGGGACTGGGAGGGCAGGGGCATGATGGCGGCCATCGGCACGCACGAGGCCGCCGCACGGCACCTGGCCGGGCTGCTGGACGAACCCGGGCTGGTGGTCGGCTGCCACAACGCCCCCCGGCAGAGCGTGCTCAGCGGTCCGGTGCCCGCGATCGACCGGGCCGAGCGGGTGGCCGGGGCGCTGGAGCTTCCCTACGCACGCCTGCAGCTGCCCTATGCCTCGCACCATCCCGCGATGCGGCCCGCCGTGCCGGTGTTCCGCGAGCTGATGGACGGCGTGCGCCAGCGGCAGCTGCGGCTCCCGGTGTACTCGCCGATTCACCACCGGCACTACACCGACGAGGACGACCTCAAGCAGGAGCTCGCCGAATGCCTCGTGCTGCCGGTGGACTTCGTGCGAGCCGCGCGTGACCTGCACGCCCGGGGCTACACGCGGTTCGTCGAGGCCGGGGCACTGAACGCACTCACCCGGTGCGTCGAGCTGACCGTACCCGGGGTCGAGGTGGCGGCACCGCTGGTCGACCCCGACCGGGAGCTGGCCGGGTTGCACGCGGCGGCAGGAGTGGCCCCGGAGCGTTCCCCGCAGGTGCCAAGGCCCCGCGACCCCCGGCCTGCCGACGGCGCGGCCACCGTGGTCGCACCCGCCGCCGGACCCGAGCCGGCCGAACCGGTCAGGCAGGCCGACACGGTCTCGCCCGAGCCGCCCGAGCAGGCCCGGGCCAACGGCCACCCGCCGAGAGAGACGGTGCTCGCCGAACTGCGCCAGATGTACGCGGAGGCACTGGAGTACCCGACCGACGTACTCACCGCGGACGCGATGCTGGAGGCCGAGCTCGGGGTCGACTCGCTGAAACAGACCTCCCTGCTGTCCCGGGTGGTCGACCGGTTCGGGATGACCGGTGAGCGGGACCGGGTGCGGGTATGGGAGCTGCCCACCCTCGGCCACATCGCCGACTACGTAGCCGAAAGGTCCGGAAGGCGGGAGGCCGTATCGTGA